In Niallia sp. FSL W8-0635, one genomic interval encodes:
- a CDS encoding MogA/MoaB family molybdenum cofactor biosynthesis protein has translation MNKQSHINDQFLQVGCKIITVSDTRTKETDKSGKAMIELLEQNNHHIHEYLIIKDDKQLIQQEIISGVQSEKIDCILLNGGTGISPRDVTIEAIKPLLTKELYGFGELFRMLSYTEDIGSSAILSRAIAGTINDKMVFSTPGSTGAVRLAMKKLILPELSHVISEIHK, from the coding sequence ATGAATAAACAATCACATATTAATGATCAATTTTTGCAAGTGGGATGTAAAATTATAACAGTAAGTGATACAAGAACAAAGGAAACAGATAAAAGTGGTAAGGCGATGATTGAACTATTAGAGCAAAACAACCACCATATACACGAATACTTAATTATTAAAGATGATAAGCAACTAATTCAACAGGAAATTATCTCAGGAGTTCAATCAGAGAAAATTGATTGTATTCTCCTTAATGGAGGGACTGGAATTTCTCCAAGAGATGTGACAATAGAAGCAATAAAGCCACTCCTTACAAAAGAATTGTATGGATTTGGAGAACTTTTTCGAATGTTAAGCTATACAGAAGATATTGGCTCTAGCGCCATTTTATCTAGAGCAATTGCTGGAACGATTAATGACAAGATGGTTTTTTCGACCCCAGGATCAACAGGAGCGGTGCGACTTGCGATGAAGAAGCTCATTCTCCCTGAATTAAGTCATGTAATTAGTGAAATTCATAAATAG